One Actinomycetota bacterium genomic window, GGAGTTGGCTCTCACCTCCTTCAGGTCCGAGAAGGCCGAAAGAGTCATGTTCACCGGCACCGCAACCGAGACCTGGGCGACCGTCCCGCCCGGCTGACATTCGCACGCGATTAGCTTGGCCCCGTTGGCATCGGCGAACTCTCGGGCCTTTCCTTCAGGGTCTTCCCCTATCCCCGGTATCAGCTCCGCCGCAGCGGCCAGCGACGCGGAGTCGGCGGCGGTCTGTGCCCGGGTGCGGGCGATGAAGAAGAGGGCCAGGTCGCTCAGGCCGAGGAGGAACACCATGATCATCGCCATGCCGCCGACCACGGCAACGCTCGCATTGCCGTGGTCGAGTTTCCTAAGGCCCCGCACTGTCCGACTTCTCCATCCGCATGGTGGCCGAGGCCTTGAGATTTAAGTTCCCTACGATCTCGCCGACGATGGGCAGCTTCGCCGGCGGGGCGCTGACGTTCACCTTCGCTGGATCGCCCCGCTCGGTTCCCCGCGTCACCTTCACGTCCAGGTTCAGTCCTGGTGCGGCACTTCGGGCGGCGGAGTT contains:
- a CDS encoding Rv3654c family TadE-like protein, giving the protein MRGLRKLDHGNASVAVVGGMAMIMVFLLGLSDLALFFIARTRAQTAADSASLAAAAELIPGIGEDPEGKAREFADANGAKLIACECQPGGTVAQVSVAVPVNMTLSAFSDLKEVRANSRAEITLPGSGP
- a CDS encoding TadE family protein: MNENGQSTVEFALVLPVVLILILGLLQVAVLARDQIMVMGAAREGVREAIVTPDQGAINSAARSAAPGLNLDVKVTRGTERGDPAKVNVSAPPAKLPIVGEIVGNLNLKASATMRMEKSDSAGP